Genomic segment of Pararhodobacter zhoushanensis:
GCAGTGTCAGCAGCCGTTCTGGTGGCGATGAGCCTGCCGCTGCAGGCGCAAACCCCGCCGCAGGCCACGGGGTCGCCCGCGCAGTATTCCGCGGTGCCGGTGACAGCGGCGCAGATTGATCACGCGGTTGCCAATCTGGACGCCCTGGCCGCAGATATCCTTGAACGCAGCGGGATCCCGGGACTGGCGGTTGCCGTGGTGCGCGATGGTGCGACGGTCTATGCGCGCGGCTTCGGGCTGCGGCGGGTCGATGCGGCTCTGCCCGTTGATGCCGACACTGTCTTTCTGCTCGCCTCGCTGTCGAAACCGATCGGCGCGACTGTGGTTGCCACACAGGTCAGTGCCGGGGTGGTTGGCTGGGACACGCCGCTGGTCGATCTGCTGCCGTGGTTCGCGCTTTCCGATGACTGGGTGACGCGGCACCTCACCATCGGCGATCTGTATGCGCATCGCTCGGGCTTGCCGGACCATGCGGGCGACGATCTTGAGGATCTCGGCTATGCGCGCCGTCAGGTTCTCGAGCGGCTGGCCCTGCTGCCGCTGGCACCGTTCCGCGCGACCTATGCCTACACCAACTTCGGCATGACCGCCGCTGCGGAAGGGGTCGCCGTCGCGGCAGGCACCGACTGGGCCAGCCTGTCGCGGAACGCGCTCTATGGGCCGCTGGGCATGACCGCAACCAGTTCGCTGAATGCCGAGTTCATGGCCCGCGCCAACCGCGCCTCAAGCCATGTGCCGGTTGAGGGCGGCTATAGCGTCGCCGATCTGCGCCAGCCCGACGCGCAATCGCCCGCCGGGGGCGTCAGCTCCAGCGTCAACGATGTCGCGCGCTGGATGGCCCTGATCCTTGAAGGCGGCGCACCGCTTATCGCCGCCGACGCGTTGCTGCCCGCTGTGTCCCCACAGGCGATCGCGTCACCGCCGGGGACGATGGACGCGCGCGGCGGAACCTATGGCTATGGCTTCAATGTCGGCGTGCAGCCCTCGGGCCGGGTGATGCTCAGCCACTCGGGCGCTTTCGCGCTGGGGGCGGGGACGACGGTGTCGATGATCCCGTCGCTGGGCGTGGGCATTGTGGTGCTGACCAACGCGTCGCCGCTGGGCGCGGCCGAGGCGATCAGCGCAACCTTCATGGACGAGGTCCAGTTCGGCCATTCGACGCGCGACTGGTTCGCGGCGTATCGCCCGATGATCTCGGCTCTGATGGCACCGGTCGGGCATCTGGCCGAGGTTGAGCGACCAGAGACTGCCGCGCCGCCGCGTGCGACTGCGGCCTATCTGGGCACCTATCAGAACGCCTATTTCGGGCCGGCAGAGGTGGTCGAGCAAGACGGCGGCCTGGCGCTGATCCTGGGTCCGAACCGTCAGGTCGAGGTGCTGACGCCGTGGGATGGCGATGCCTTCACCTATTTGCCCTACAGCGAAAATGCCCCGGACGGGTCTGTTTCCGAGGTGGGTTTCGCCGCGTTCACCGATGAGCAGGCGCAAGAGATGCGCATCGAGCATCTTGATGCCTTCGGCTTGGGCACGTTCCGCCGCTGAGCGTTTGTCAGTCCAGCGCCAAAGCGTCAGCGGCGCACCTACAGCGCCAGATCGAACAGCAGCGCCTGCCCGTCGCTTTGCCATTCCAGCGCGGGCAGGGTGTCCCGCGTGACCTGAAGGCCATCGCCCTCGACCAGTTTCTCGC
This window contains:
- a CDS encoding serine hydrolase; its protein translation is MLHHSKPGRSRPLAVSAAVLVAMSLPLQAQTPPQATGSPAQYSAVPVTAAQIDHAVANLDALAADILERSGIPGLAVAVVRDGATVYARGFGLRRVDAALPVDADTVFLLASLSKPIGATVVATQVSAGVVGWDTPLVDLLPWFALSDDWVTRHLTIGDLYAHRSGLPDHAGDDLEDLGYARRQVLERLALLPLAPFRATYAYTNFGMTAAAEGVAVAAGTDWASLSRNALYGPLGMTATSSLNAEFMARANRASSHVPVEGGYSVADLRQPDAQSPAGGVSSSVNDVARWMALILEGGAPLIAADALLPAVSPQAIASPPGTMDARGGTYGYGFNVGVQPSGRVMLSHSGAFALGAGTTVSMIPSLGVGIVVLTNASPLGAAEAISATFMDEVQFGHSTRDWFAAYRPMISALMAPVGHLAEVERPETAAPPRATAAYLGTYQNAYFGPAEVVEQDGGLALILGPNRQVEVLTPWDGDAFTYLPYSENAPDGSVSEVGFAAFTDEQAQEMRIEHLDAFGLGTFRR